A window of Rhododendron vialii isolate Sample 1 chromosome 13a, ASM3025357v1 contains these coding sequences:
- the LOC131315161 gene encoding disease resistance protein RPV1-like: protein MASAWAQKPPSSSSFPIPPQRRYDVFLSFSGIDTRNNFTSHLLAALERHGFHTFRDNTKLNRGEDIGYELLKAIEDSRISLVVLSRNYAASGWCLDELEKIMECWKTLQHIVFPIFHGVGPTDVRAQKGSLAEAFDKHAEHFKDQSPGSKVEKWKEALTQIANLSGWDLPKLDNGDEAKLIQKIVEEVGNRLDIGHLNVADHQVGMESRLQELNVLLRMESSNTRIVGIWGIGGIGKTTIAMKQFNVIRHMFEGSSFLANVAETSKQPNGLVCLQEQLLLDICSNGTHNIRNSYQGIAVIKQRAFCRKVLLVLDDVDNVQQLKALAIDQDSFRSGTGSRIIITTRDVSLLNLLKVDEIYAAKELNRSESLQLLSWHAFKEDHPKGNYLDLSDQVVAYAGGIPLALEVLGSFLYGKSIHEWKSAISKLKKIPPVDVQAKLKMSFDSLSDEVKELFLDMACFFARTYGVSTIKILEGCNFFAAIGIRVLADRCLIKYGPCNELLMHDLIRGMGREIVRQESVKEPGRRSRLWYKEDALEVLRDGTGTEAVEGLFLNFAEPNDIQVNPRAFEKMNRLWLLHLNYVNLSVGYEHISKRLLWLCWNGFPLKCVPSKLYMENLVTLDLSHSRLKQVWKGTKILGKLKFLYLSHCYYLTRTPDFSGLNNLQELLLNDCIRLVEVDDSIRFLKKLVVLDMKNCKTLQKLPSSIWMLKTLENLDLSGCSMLGKYSGIKLSKSLSPFLSSWNFRTKRVDSIGLSLSPVLGLSCLKELRMKNCNLSCLPNEVGNLISLETLDLGRNNLRTLPDSICNLTLLKKLYLSHCDVSHLPSEIGRLVTLEALILEGNSLVNLPDSICNLTRLKNLNLSLCDVSHLPSEIGRLTTLQKLILGGNNLLTLPDSICSLACLEVLSLPHCNVSHLPDGIGMLSSLKWFDLRSNNVSILPNSFSDLASLEILYLSNCGRLQSLPKPPASLHHVATSNCTLIPTEFNWPPGSCMPREWSMHRMNVVYLPGDEVPNWFPYQYTGSKLSLVVPPLVTRRIIGWSLCIVFRTHKKSGQRFYMYIVSKKTEGLRNENKFKTGVTYQDEDRMKLMYFPSIVTGIHLFSGDELEIEISPDDQEKTVSWLTVKKCGIKLVYEDDVGITEMKVL, encoded by the exons ATGGCTTCTGCTTGGGCGCAAAaacctccttcttcttcttccttccctATCCCACCGCAACGCAGATACGATGTCTTCTTGAGTTTCAGCGGCATCGATACCCGCAACAACTTTACCAGCCATCTTCTAGCCGCTTTAGAGCGACACGGTTTTCATACGTTCAGAGACAACACAAAGCTCAATAGAGGAGAGGATATTGGTTACGAGCTACTGAAAGCAATTGAGGACTCAAGAATTTCACTTGTCGTTCTCTCGAGAAATTATGCCGCGTCAGGGTGGTGCCTTGATGAACTTGAGAAGATCATGGAGTGCTGGAAGACCTTGCAACACATTGTTTTTCCTATCTTCCATGGCGTTGGGCCAACAGATGTGCGAGCGCAAAAGGGGAGTCTTGCAGAAGCATTCGACAAACATGCAGAGCATTTTAAAGATCAGAGTCCAGGTAGCAAGGTGGAGAAGTGGAAAGAAGCGCTTACTCAGATTGCCAACTTATCAGGCTGGGACTTGCCAAAGTTGGACAACGG GGATGAAGCAAAGTTAATTCAAAAAATCGTTGAAGAGGTTGGAAATAGATTAGACATTGGACATCTAAATGTTGCAGACCACCAAGTTGGAATGGAGTCTCGTCTGCAAGAACTCAATGTTCTTTTGCGGATGGAATCTAGTAATACTCGCATTGTTGGAATATGGGGGATTGGTGGAATTGGTAAGACTACAATTGCTATGAAACAGTTTAATGTCATCCGACATATGTTTGAAGGTAGCAGTTTTCTTGCGAATGTTGCAGAAACTTCAAAGCAAccaaatggtttggtttgtttacaAGAGCAACTTCTTTTAGATATATGTAGCAACGGAACCCATAATATAAGAAATTCCTATCAAGGAATTGCGGTTATAAAACAAAGAGCTTTCTGTCGAAAGGTTCTTCTCGTTCTTGATGATGTGGATAATGTCCAGCAATTGAAAGCATTAGCAATAGATCAAGATTCCTTCAGGTCTGGAACTGGAAGTAGGATTATCATAACAACAAGAGATGTGTCTTTGCTAAATTTGCTTAAAGTGGATGAGATATATGCAGCAAAGGAGTTAAATAGGAGTGAATCTCTTCAACTCTTAAGTTGGCATGCCTTTAAGGAAGACCATCCCAAAGGCAACTATTTGGACCTTTCGGATCAAGTCGTGGCCTATGCTGGAGGGATTCCATTAGCTCTTGAAGTTTTGGGCTCCTTTCTGTATGGCAAGAGCATACATGAATGGAAAAgtgcaatttcaaaattgaaaaaaatcccTCCCGTAGATGTTCAAGCAAAACTTAAGATGAGTTTTGATTCTCTAAGTGATGAAGTGAAAGAGTTGTTCCTAGATATGGCATGTTTTTTTGCCAGAACATATGGTGTTTCTACGATCAAAATACTTGAGGGCTGTAATTTTTTCGCTGCAATTGGGATTCGGGTTCTGGCTGATCGGTGTCTCATAAAATATGGGCCCTGTAATGAGCTTTTGATGCATGATTTGATTAGAGGCATGGGCAGAGAAATTGTCCGACAAGAATCTGTTAAAGAGCCAGGGAGGCGTAGCAGATTGTGGTATAAAGAGGATGCCCTTGAAGTGTTGAGAGATGGAACG GGAACTGAAGCGGTTGAAGGTCTCTTCCTAAACTTTGCTGAGCCGAATGACATCCAAGTGAATCCAAGGGCCTTTGAAAAGATGAACAGACTATGGCTACTTCATCTCAATTACGTTAACCTGAGCGTAGGTTATGAACATATCTCCAAAAGGTTACTATGGCTATGCTGGAATGGATTCCCGTTGAAATGTGTCCCATCAAAATTGTATATGGAGAATTTGGTTACTCTTGACTTGAGTCATAGTCGCCTAAAACAAGTATGGAAGGGAACCAAG ATCTTGGGTAAACTGAAATTCCTTTACCTCAGTCATTGCTATTACCTAACTAGAACCCCTGACTTCTCTGGACTCAACAATCTTCAGGAACTGTTGCTTAATGATTGCATAAGGTTGGTAGAGGTTGACGATTCTATTAGATTTCTCAAAAAACTTGTTGTTCTAGATATGAAGAACTGTAAAACACTTCAGAAGCTTCCCTCAAGCATTTGGATGTTGAAAACTCTTGAAAATCTTGATCTCTCTGGCTGCTCCATGCTTGGAAAATATTCTGGAATCAAGCTATCTAAATCACTGTCCCCATTCCTCTCATCTTGGAATTTCAGAACAAAGAGAGTGGATTCTATTGGTTTGTCACTTTCCCCTGTACTTGGCTTAAGTTGCTTAAAAGAATTGAGAATGAAAAACTGCaatctgtcatgtctaccaaaTGAAGTTGGGAATTTGATCTCATTGGAGACTTTGGATCTTGGCAGAAATAATTTGCGTACCTTACCGGATAGTATCTGTAACCTTACTCTCTTGAAGAAGTTGTATTTGTCACACTGTGATGTGTCGCATCTGCCCAGTGAAATCGGGAGGTTGGTCACCTTAGAGGCTTTGATTCTTGAAGGAAACAGTTTAGTTAACTTACCGGATAGCATCTGCAACCTTACTCGCTTAAAGAATTTGAATTTGTCACTCTGTGATGTGTCGCATCTGCCCAGCGAAATTGGGCGGTTGACCACATTGCAAAAGTTGATTCTTGGAGGAAACAATTTACTTACCTTGCCGGATAGTATTTGTAGCCTTGCTTGCTTGGAAGTGTTGTCGTTGCCACACTGTAATGTGTCACATCTGCCCGATGGAATTGGAATGTTGAGCTCGTTAAAGTGGTTTGATCTTAGAAGTAACAATGTTAGTATCCTACCAAATAGTTTCAGTGACCTTGCTAGCTTGGAAATACTCTACTTGAGTAATTGTGGAAGGCTCCAATCACTTCCAAAGCCTCCAGCAAGTTTACACCATGTGGCTACAAGCAACTGCACATTAATACCTACCGAATTCAACTGGCCACCTGGGTCGTGCATGCCTCGGGAATGGTCAATGCATAGAATGAATGTTGTGTATCTTCCTGGGGATGAGGTTCCCAATTGGTTCCCGTACCAGTATACAGGGTCAAAATTATCTCTTGTGGTACCACCTCTGGTGACTCGGAGAATAATTGGCTGGTCTTTGTGCATAGTTTTCAGGACTCACAAAAAATCTGGTCAAAGGTTTTATATGTATATTGTCAGTAAGAAAACTGAAGGCTTGCGAAatgaaaacaagttcaaaactgGGGTAACATACCAAGATGAAGACCGAATGAAACTCATGTATTTCCCATCAATTGTCACAGGAATCCATTTGTTTAGCGGGGATGAATTAGAGATTGAGATAAGTCCAGATGACCAGGAGAAGACAGTGTCGTGGTTGACGGTGAAGAAGTGTGGGATTAAACTCGTTTACGAGGACGATGTAGGCATTACAGAGATGAAAGTTTTGTAA
- the LOC131313158 gene encoding disease resistance protein RPV1-like has product MAKEASSSSSSISTHFKYDVFLSFRGGFKNLDEWFVNRNSYIYFFPFELTLFARFRTCVRHCLAYGVEGTKSGVLDPIFLGISVSTTKMASTGAFTPSLRQEEFELELYDVFLSFSGVDTRNNFTSHLLAALERHGFHTFRDNTNLNRGEDIGYELLKAIEDSRISLVVLSRNYAASGWCLDELVKIMECWKTLQHIVFPIFHGVGPTDVRAQKGSLAKAFAKHAERFKDQSPGSKVEKWKEALTQISNLSGWDLPKLDNGQTTVRKTGLHCILEMASRFTRSESRYICMTRDEAKLIQKIVEEVGNRLDIGHLNVADHQVGMESRMQELNVLLRMESSNVRIVGIWGIGGIGKTTIAMKQFNVIRHMFEGSGFLVNVAETSKQPNGLICLQEQLLLDICSNGTHNIRNSYQGIEVIKRRAFCRKVLLVLDDVDNVQQLKALAIDQDSFRSGTGSRIIITTRDVSLLNLLKVDEIYAAKELNRSESLQLLSWHAFKEDHPKGNYLDLSDQVVAYAGGIPLALEVLGSFLYGKSIHEWKSAISKLKKIPPVDVQAKLKISFDSLSDEVKELFLDMACFFAGTYGVSTIKILEGCNFFATIGIRVLADRCLIKYGPCNELLMHDLIRGMGREIVRQESVKEPGRRSRLWYKEDALEVLRDGMGTEAVEGLFLNLAEPNDIQVNPRAFEKMNRLWLLHLNYVNLSVGYEHISKRLLWLCWNGFPLKCVPSKLYMENLVTLDLSHSRLKQVWKGTKILGKLKFLYLSHCYCLTKTPDFSGLNNLQELLLNDCIRLVEVDDSIRFLKKLVVLDMKNCKKLQKLPSSIWMLKTLENLDLSGCSMLGKYSGIKLSKSLSPFLSSWNFRTKRVDSIGLSLSPVLGLSCLKELSMKNCNLSCLPNEVGNLISLEILDLSRNNLHTLPDSICNLTRLKKLYLSHCDVSHLPSEIGRLVTLETLILEGNSLVNLPDSICNLTRLKNLNLSLCDMSHLPSEIGRLISLQKLNLGGNNLLTLPDSICNLACLEALSLPHCNVSHLPDRIGMLSSLKWFNLRSNNVSILPNSFSDLASLEILHLNNCGRLQSLPKLPASLCLVNGINCTLLPERIPTEFNWPPGLFSLTHQEWSMQRMIGVYLPGDEVPNFYPYQYTGSKLSLVVPPLETRRIIGWALCIVFRTHKKPGQRSCMYIFSKKTEGLRNENKYKTGVTYQDEDRMNLMYFPSLVTGIHLFSGDELEIEISPDDQEKTVPWLTVKKCGIRLVYEDDGVEDSLIRGRYCWKVPPSVWIFSMLHTRNLSKFLNSRKRLVEGSSIRYFNICYRTWTEIHSQCFMYNVLKEMRVERSFCVEAVAMAMAIMECRKTLQHIVLPIFYDVEPFDVQTQKGSLAGAFANHEEHI; this is encoded by the exons ATATGATGTCTTCTTGAGTTTCAGTGGCGTCGATACCCGCAACAACTTTACCAGCCATCTTCTTGCCGCTTTAGAGCGACACGGCTTTCATACATTCAGAGACAACACAAACCTCAATAGAGGAGAGGATATTGGTTATGAGCTACTGAAAGCAATTGAGGACTCAAGAATTTCACTTGTCGTTCTCTCGAGAAATTATGCCGCTTCAGGGTGGTGCCTTGATGAACTTGTGAAGATCATGGAGTGTTGGAAGACCTTGCAACACATTGTTTTTCCAATCTTCCACGGCGTTGGGCCAACAGATGTGCGAGCGCAAAAGGGGAGTCTTGCAAAAGCATTCGCCAAACATGCAGAGCGTTTTAAAGATCAGAGTCCGGGTAGCAAGGTGGAGAAGTGGAAGGAAGCGCTTACGCAGATTTCCAACTTATCAGGCTGGGACTTGCCAAAGTTGGACAACGG TCAGACAACAGTCCGCAAGACTGGGCTTCATTGTATCTTGGAGATGGCTTCGCGGTTCACCCG GTCAGAGTCACGTTACATTTGCATGACTCG GGATGAAGCAAAGTTAATTCAGAAAATCGTTGAAGAGGTCGGAAATAGATTAGACATTGGACATCTAAATGTTGCAGACCACCAAGTTGGAATGGAGTCTCGTATGCAAGAACTCAATGTTCTTTTGCGGATGGAATCTAGCAATGTTCGCATTGTTGGAATATGGGGGATTGGTGGAATTGGTAAGACTACAATTGCTATGAAACAGTTTAACGTCATCCGACATATGTTTGAAGGTAGCGGTTTTCTTGTGAATGTTGCAGAAACTTCAAAGCAACCAAATGGTTTGATTTGTTTACAAGAGCAACTTCTTTTAGATATATGTAGCAATGGAACTCATAATATAAGAAATTCCTATCAAGGAATCGAGGTTATAAAACGAAGAGCTTTTTGTCGAAAGGTTCTTCTTGTTCTGGATGATGTGGATAATGTCCAGCAATTGAAAGCATTAGCAATAGATCAAGATTCCTTCAGGTCTGGAACGGGAAGTAGGATTATCATAACAACAAGAGATGTGTCTTTGCTAAATTTGCTTAAAGTGGATGAGATATATGCAGCAAAGGAGTTAAATAGGAGTGAATCTCTTCAACTCTTAAGTTGGCATGCCTTTAAGGAAGACCATCCCAAAGGCAACTATTTGGACCTTTCGGATCAAGTCGTGGCCTATGCTGGAGGGATTCCATTAGCTCTTGAAGTTTTGGGCTCCTTTCTGTATGGCAAGAGCATACATGAATGGAAAAGTGCaatatcaaaattgaaaaaaatcccTCCTGTAGATGTTCAAGCAAAACTTAAGATAAGTTTTGATTCTCTAAGTGATGAAGTGAAAGAGTTGTTCCTAGATATGGCATGTTTTTTTGCTGGAACATATGGTGTTTCTACGATCAAAATACTTGAAggctgtaatttttttgctacgATTGGGATTCGGGTTCTGGCCGATCGGTGTCTCATAAAATACGGGCCCTGTAATGAGCTTCTGATGCATGATTTGATTAGAGGCATGGGCAGAGAAATTGTCCGACAAGAATCTGTTAAGGAGCCAGGGAGGCGTAGCAGATTGTGGTATAAAGAGGATGCCCTTGAAGTGTTGAGAGATGGAATG GGAACTGAAGCGGTTGAAGGTCTCTTCCTAAATCTTGCTGAGCCGAATGACATCCAAGTGAATCCAAGGGCCTTTGAAAAGATGAACAGACTATGGCTACTTCATCTCAATTACGTTAACCTGAGCGTAGGTTATGAACATATTTCCAAAAGGTTACTATGGCTATGCTGGAATGGATTCCCGTTGAAATGTGTCCCATCAAAATTGTATATGGAAAATTTGGTTACTCTTGACTTGAGTCATAGTCGCCTAAAACAAGTATGGAAGGGAACCAAG ATCTTGGGTAAACTTAAATTCCTTTACCTCAGTCATTGCTATTGCCTAACCAAAACCCCTGACTTCTCTGGACTCAACAATCTTCAGGAACTGTTGCTTAATGATTGCATAAGGTTGGTAGAGGTTGACGATTCTATTAGATTTCTCAAAAAACTTGTTGTTCTAGATATGAAGAACTGTAAAAAACTTCAGAAGCTTCCCTCAAGCATTTGGATGTTGAAAACTCTTGAAAATCTTGATCTCTCTGGCTGCTCCATGCTTGGAAAATATTCTGGAATCAAGCTATCTAAATCACTGTCCCCATTCCTCTCATCTTGGAATTTCAGAACAAAGAGAGTGGATTCTATTGGTTTGTCACTTTCCCCTGTACTTGGCTTAAGTTGCTTAAAAGAATTGAGCATGAAAAACTGCaatctgtcatgtctaccaaaTGAAGTAGGGAATTTGATCTCATTGGAGATTTTGGATCTTAGCAGAAATAATTTGCATACCTTACCGGATAGTATCTGTAACCTTACTCGCTTGAAGAAGTTGTATTTGTCACACTGTGATGTGTCGCATCTGCCCAGTGAAATCGGGAGGCTGGTCACCTTAGAGACTTTGATTCTTGAGGGAAACAGTTTAGTTAACTTACCGGATAGCATCTGCAACCTTACTCGCTTAAAGAATTTGAATTTGTCACTCTGTGACATGTCGCATCTGCCCAGCGAAATTGGGCGGTTGATCTCATTGCAAAAGTTGAATCTTGGAGGAAACAATTTACTTACCTTGCCGGATAGTATTTGTAACCTTGCTTGCTTGGAAGCGTTGTCATTGCCACACTGTAATGTGTCACATCTGCCCGATAGAATTGGAATGTTGAGCTCGTTAAAGTGGTTTAATCTTAGAAGTAACAATGTTAGTATCCTACCAAATAGTTTCAGTGACCTTGCTAGCTTGGAAATACTCCACTTGAATAATTGTGGAAGGCTCCAATCACTTCCAAAGCTTCCAGCAAGTTTATGCCTTGTGAATGGAATCAACTGCACATTACTACCAGAAAGGATACCTACCGAATTCAACTGGCCACCTGGGTTGTTCTCCTTAACTCATCAGGAGTGGTCAATGCAGAGAATGATTGGAGTGTATCTTCCTGGGGATGAGGTTCCCAATTTTTACCCGTACCAGTATACAGGGTCAAAATTATCTCTTGTGGTACCACCTCTAGAAACTCGGAGAATAATTGGCTGGGCTTTATGCATAGTTTTCAGGACTCACAAAAAACCTGGTCAAAGGTCTTGCATGTATATTTTCAGTAAGAAAACTGAAGGCTTGCGAAATGAAAACAAGTACAAAACTGGGGTAACGTACCAAGATGAAGACCGGATGAATCTCATGTATTTCCCATCACTTGTCACAGGAATCCATTTGTTTAGCGGGGATGAATTGGAGATTGAGATAAGTCCAGATGACCAGGAGAAGACAGTGCCATGGTTGACGGTGAAGAAGTGTGGGATTAGACTCGTTTACGAGGACGAT GGTGTCGAAGATTCTTTAATTCGAGGAAGATACTGCTGGAAAGTTCCACCATCAG TGTGGATTTTTTCGATGCTGCATACGCGTAATCTGTCAAAGTTTCTGAATTCAAGGAAAAGACTTGTGGAAGGCTCAAGCATTAGGTACTTCAATATATGCTATAGAACTTGGACTGAAATTCATAGTCAATGTTTCATGTATAAT GTCTTGAAGGAG ATGAGAGTGGAAAGATCTTTTTGTGTTGAGGCGGTAGCGATGGCAATGGCG ATCATGGAGTGCAGGAAGACCTTGCAGCATATTGTTTTGCCTATCTTTTATGATGTTGAGCCCTTCGACGTACAGACACAGAAGGGAAGTCTTGCTGGAGCATTCGCCAATCATGAAGAGCATATTTAG